From a region of the Fervidicoccaceae archaeon genome:
- a CDS encoding ABC transporter ATP-binding protein: MVLLQVKNLEVTYSTLGGKLKAIEGVSFSIEQGEWLSVVGESGSGKSTMAYAIIRAVPPPGKITGGEILFNGKDILSLDKEELRGIRGKEISMVFQDPMTSLDPLRKVGDQMIEVVLEHESVSKREAMRRVEEIVRSVNLPPHVLQSYPHQLSGGQRQRIIIGMAMSLEPKLLIADEPTTALDVIVQEGIMELLQKMKNRGTSILFITHDFSLASVWSDKIMVLYAGKLSELGKTNDIVEDPLHPYTRGLLDSIPDLWSDKKVIPIQGNPPDMRSPPPGCRFHPRCPKAMEICSREVPPLLKHDGREVSCWLHAVRK; the protein is encoded by the coding sequence ATGGTACTTCTGCAAGTGAAGAACCTCGAAGTCACATATTCTACCCTTGGAGGTAAGCTGAAGGCTATAGAGGGGGTCTCATTCTCTATTGAACAAGGTGAATGGTTAAGTGTAGTTGGGGAAAGTGGATCGGGAAAAAGCACAATGGCATATGCGATTATAAGAGCTGTTCCACCTCCTGGAAAGATAACCGGTGGAGAGATCCTTTTCAATGGAAAGGACATTCTCTCGCTCGACAAAGAGGAGCTGAGAGGAATAAGAGGAAAGGAAATTTCAATGGTGTTTCAGGATCCCATGACGAGCCTTGATCCCCTAAGAAAGGTAGGAGATCAGATGATAGAAGTGGTATTAGAGCATGAAAGCGTAAGTAAGAGAGAGGCTATGAGGAGAGTGGAGGAGATTGTAAGAAGTGTTAATCTTCCTCCCCACGTTCTGCAAAGCTATCCTCACCAGCTCTCAGGTGGGCAGAGGCAAAGGATAATAATAGGAATGGCGATGTCCCTAGAACCAAAGCTCTTGATAGCTGATGAACCCACAACTGCTCTAGATGTAATAGTCCAGGAGGGAATAATGGAATTGCTTCAGAAGATGAAGAACAGGGGGACATCGATATTGTTCATAACACACGACTTCTCTCTCGCATCTGTTTGGAGCGACAAAATAATGGTGCTCTATGCTGGCAAGCTTTCCGAGCTGGGAAAGACAAACGATATAGTTGAAGATCCTCTTCATCCGTATACGAGAGGTCTCTTGGATAGCATTCCTGATCTGTGGAGTGATAAGAAGGTTATACCGATACAGGGAAATCCTCCAGATATGAGATCCCCTCCTCCTGGATGCAGATTCCATCCAAGATGTCCAAAAGCGATGGAAATATGTTCAAGAGAGGTACCCCCTCTCCTGAAGCACGATGGAAGAGAGGTCTCATGTTGGCTTCATGCTGTGAGGAAGTGA
- a CDS encoding tautomerase family protein, whose protein sequence is MPIVQITLWPGRDADTKRRIAEGITKVLEEQGIPREAVTIIFYEVPKDSWASGGVLHSDKFK, encoded by the coding sequence ATGCCAATTGTACAGATTACGTTATGGCCTGGAAGAGATGCAGATACTAAGAGGAGAATAGCGGAGGGAATAACGAAAGTGCTAGAGGAACAAGGCATACCGAGAGAAGCTGTTACTATCATCTTCTATGAAGTCCCAAAGGATAGCTGGGCAAGCGGGGGAGTCCTCCACTCTGATAAGTTCAAGTAG
- a CDS encoding ATP-binding cassette domain-containing protein, producing the protein MDSEPILEVRDLKKYFEFSSLIGKAKGFVKAVDGVSFKIEKNEVLSLIGESGSGKTTTGRLVLRLIEPTAGSIKFIGREIVKLKEEEMRKLRKDMQIVFQDPYASLNPRMRIGDAVAEPLIIAGLADPEEARNIAIEMLERVGLFPGREMAQRLPHNLSGGQRQRVAIARAMITRPKFLVADEAVSMLDMSIKASIVSLLESFKKENGLSMLFITHDISIAKLISEKVAIMYLGKIVEMGSIEQIISSPAHPYTKALLEAVPSISKRRVEKTIELKGEMPDPRNPPKGCRFSNRCPFAGTICMKEEPMLEEIERGHLVACHFPLKR; encoded by the coding sequence GTGGATAGCGAGCCAATATTGGAGGTCAGAGATCTCAAGAAGTACTTCGAGTTCTCCTCACTCATTGGAAAGGCGAAAGGCTTCGTGAAAGCAGTGGATGGAGTCAGCTTCAAAATCGAAAAAAATGAGGTGCTCTCGCTGATAGGAGAAAGCGGATCGGGAAAAACAACGACCGGAAGGCTAGTTCTGAGGCTCATTGAGCCGACTGCTGGAAGCATTAAGTTCATAGGAAGAGAAATAGTGAAGTTGAAGGAGGAAGAGATGAGAAAGTTGAGAAAGGACATGCAAATAGTTTTTCAGGATCCCTATGCCAGCCTCAACCCGAGGATGAGGATAGGGGATGCAGTTGCAGAGCCTCTCATCATAGCTGGGCTAGCAGACCCAGAGGAAGCGAGGAATATTGCCATTGAAATGCTTGAGAGGGTCGGCCTCTTCCCTGGAAGAGAGATGGCACAGAGGCTCCCTCACAACCTCTCTGGAGGTCAGAGACAGAGGGTTGCTATAGCCAGGGCCATGATAACTAGGCCAAAATTCTTGGTAGCAGATGAGGCTGTGTCCATGCTTGATATGTCAATAAAGGCATCCATAGTATCTCTTCTGGAAAGCTTCAAGAAAGAGAATGGTCTCTCAATGTTGTTTATAACTCATGATATATCCATTGCTAAACTGATATCGGAAAAGGTTGCCATAATGTACCTTGGAAAGATAGTGGAGATGGGGAGCATTGAACAGATAATATCATCTCCGGCACATCCATACACCAAAGCACTGCTGGAAGCCGTACCAAGCATAAGCAAAAGAAGGGTTGAGAAGACTATTGAGTTGAAGGGAGAGATGCCTGATCCCCGTAATCCACCAAAAGGATGCAGGTTCAGCAACAGATGCCCCTTTGCTGGAACCATTTGCATGAAGGAGGAGCCAATGCTAGAGGAAATAGAAAGGGGACACCTAGTTGCTTGCCACTTTCCATTGAAAAGGTAG
- a CDS encoding MFS transporter, with protein sequence MILSVTTLASFLTGFNARLAVVGLPTIAGDIKADIWSMVWIIQGFMLGSTVFQLIIGRLSDLYGRVKLFLLGIVIFTAGALLSGLSFVPKMLIIARVVQGTGGAILMSLSITILTDNVPPHRLATWLGVNQVAWRVGALLGLTLSGFIIDALGWQWIFLVQVPMGIVILLWSRNRLKEFYVPKEGKKLDTWGFALFTVSLTLALVALTMFGYGYRDTSIFLLTVSLVSLAFFVIVELKHEAPALDLRLFGIWQFTGGIIAQFLYSIGFGASLTLLAIYMQSVLGYSPSYTGMLLVPYEVSFLIFGLVGGRLSDKIGYAPVTIAGLSSGAFALFLLSRFSTIAPIVAAEVILGVGTGLFVSPNTSSVMTAVSPQRRGVASSIRNVSFNVGFVLSLNLAILTMTQVLPYNVASHLIILGGYNPGDSLINVELSELGAAIRHSFIVQAILMALAIPFSLSRIGRRAHPSEKGKSG encoded by the coding sequence ATGATCCTCTCCGTCACAACTCTCGCAAGCTTTCTAACAGGATTTAATGCGAGGCTGGCTGTAGTAGGTCTTCCCACAATTGCAGGAGATATCAAGGCTGACATATGGAGTATGGTCTGGATAATACAGGGATTCATGCTTGGATCCACTGTTTTTCAATTAATAATAGGAAGGCTGTCAGATCTCTATGGTAGAGTCAAGCTGTTCTTGCTGGGAATAGTGATCTTCACAGCAGGAGCTCTGTTATCTGGACTTAGCTTTGTTCCAAAGATGCTCATAATTGCTAGAGTAGTTCAGGGGACTGGTGGAGCCATATTGATGAGCCTCTCCATAACTATCCTGACAGATAATGTTCCCCCCCATAGGCTTGCAACCTGGCTAGGTGTAAACCAAGTAGCATGGCGTGTGGGTGCTCTTCTAGGTTTGACGTTGAGTGGTTTCATAATAGATGCTCTCGGGTGGCAGTGGATCTTTCTTGTTCAGGTTCCAATGGGAATTGTCATTCTGCTGTGGTCAAGAAACAGGTTAAAGGAATTCTACGTACCAAAAGAGGGGAAAAAACTGGACACATGGGGATTTGCTCTATTCACCGTCTCTCTGACTCTCGCTCTAGTAGCTCTTACAATGTTTGGATATGGTTATAGGGATACCTCAATTTTTCTTCTCACTGTCTCTCTAGTTTCTCTGGCATTCTTCGTGATAGTTGAGCTCAAGCATGAGGCACCTGCTCTAGATCTCAGGCTCTTTGGGATATGGCAGTTCACTGGAGGAATAATAGCTCAATTTCTATATTCCATAGGCTTTGGAGCATCGCTCACATTGCTAGCCATATACATGCAAAGCGTTCTTGGATATTCACCAAGTTATACTGGAATGCTCCTAGTACCATATGAGGTCAGCTTCCTTATCTTCGGGCTAGTGGGAGGTAGGCTCTCAGATAAAATAGGATATGCCCCCGTGACGATAGCTGGACTCTCCTCAGGAGCGTTTGCCCTCTTCCTGCTCTCAAGGTTCTCGACTATAGCTCCAATAGTAGCAGCAGAGGTAATTCTCGGTGTAGGAACTGGCCTATTCGTATCTCCCAACACAAGCTCCGTTATGACAGCTGTTTCTCCGCAGAGGAGAGGTGTTGCATCATCAATTAGAAATGTTTCCTTCAATGTGGGCTTTGTTCTCAGCTTAAACTTGGCGATTTTGACAATGACGCAGGTGCTTCCATATAATGTGGCATCGCACCTAATCATTCTGGGAGGCTATAATCCTGGAGATTCCTTGATAAATGTGGAGCTGAGCGAGCTAGGAGCCGCCATAAGACATTCCTTTATTGTCCAAGCCATTCTGATGGCGCTGGCCATACCATTCAGCCTCAGCAGAATAGGTCGCAGAGCTCATCCATCTGAAAAAGGGAAAAGCGGTTGA